In Flavivirga abyssicola, the following are encoded in one genomic region:
- a CDS encoding DUF4251 domain-containing protein, giving the protein MKSIYIFIGIMMMFFSCKASKSTATQAEIDFLNSLVNKQAFTIKSDRAYPQVTNALQQVLNSGLMQPGSNSSVISLIGNYNFLTISKDSVSSFLPYFGERQMQVAYNGGDSAIQFDGISEDYKAVQNKDHSYTISFQAKSKLEHFQVFIKLFPNLKTHITVNGNSRFPISYSGDLELIDKNTVK; this is encoded by the coding sequence ATGAAATCTATTTATATTTTTATTGGGATTATGATGATGTTTTTCTCATGTAAAGCATCAAAATCAACTGCAACTCAAGCTGAGATAGATTTCCTCAATTCTCTAGTAAACAAGCAAGCGTTCACCATTAAATCAGACCGAGCCTATCCCCAAGTAACAAATGCGTTGCAACAAGTTCTTAATTCGGGGTTAATGCAACCTGGGAGTAATTCAAGTGTTATTTCTTTAATTGGAAATTATAATTTTTTAACTATATCTAAAGACAGTGTTTCGTCCTTTTTACCATATTTTGGAGAAAGACAGATGCAAGTTGCTTATAATGGAGGAGATAGTGCGATACAGTTTGATGGAATTTCAGAAGACTATAAAGCTGTTCAAAATAAGGATCATAGTTATACCATTTCATTTCAAGCAAAGAGTAAATTAGAACATTTTCAAGTATTCATTAAATTATTCCCAAACTTAAAAACACATATAACAGTAAATGGAAATTCTAGGTTTCCAATTAGTTACTCCGGGGATTTGGAATTAATAGATAAGAATACTGTTAAATAA
- a CDS encoding nucleoside deaminase, translating to MKKCIYFLALLIISTSCRKHEKKQEVVDLATGPSSTTTCKNTYSETNDVQIEKDKIFSLLSLAVVYKNWQTPETNPVRGYNIGSVLIAPSGQVVKWARNCVDTTANSTQHGEVRLMTSYLGMTQYFSLKNEDDNPYTLYTSLEPCAMCSGMMTLQSLNRTVYSQTDPDFGKAIQRLEFDAADYGGCPPYPRAVISDVSPSIYRFMLDTAYVNYLKKGYDRSITKFLTTENARVIYASAVDALLNYQVAYPENQSALNNAISYYNNIVSDTYTPLDDDDDLVTTVFTIKGANTTTGTTDVYKTYGGNLYQISNSQVFTTLNDIDGDVFFTIINSANPSEYAIIDSGANINTGEALVNVMYQYGVSCTVTKEKEENGVYYFTIDTAITHDNDCKWNGSECEPI from the coding sequence ATGAAAAAATGTATTTATTTTTTAGCCTTACTAATTATTTCAACATCATGTAGAAAACATGAGAAAAAACAAGAGGTAGTTGATTTAGCTACAGGACCATCGTCTACAACCACCTGTAAAAATACTTATTCAGAGACTAACGATGTTCAAATTGAAAAAGATAAAATTTTTAGTTTACTTTCCTTAGCAGTGGTGTATAAAAACTGGCAAACTCCAGAAACTAATCCAGTTAGAGGGTACAATATTGGTTCTGTATTAATTGCACCATCAGGTCAAGTTGTTAAATGGGCTAGAAACTGTGTGGATACCACAGCTAATAGCACACAACATGGAGAGGTTAGACTCATGACGAGTTATTTAGGCATGACACAATATTTTTCGTTAAAAAATGAAGATGACAACCCCTATACATTATACACATCATTAGAACCATGTGCGATGTGCAGTGGAATGATGACATTGCAATCATTAAATAGAACTGTTTATAGCCAAACAGACCCAGATTTTGGAAAAGCTATCCAACGGTTAGAATTTGATGCTGCAGATTACGGCGGGTGTCCGCCATATCCAAGAGCCGTAATTAGTGATGTGTCTCCATCAATATATCGTTTTATGTTAGATACAGCTTACGTTAATTATTTGAAAAAAGGCTATGATAGAAGTATTACTAAATTTCTAACAACAGAAAACGCCAGAGTTATATATGCCAGCGCTGTAGATGCATTATTAAATTATCAGGTCGCTTATCCAGAAAATCAAAGCGCATTAAATAATGCTATTTCGTATTATAATAATATAGTTTCTGATACCTATACACCTTTAGACGATGATGATGATTTAGTTACTACAGTTTTTACAATCAAGGGGGCTAACACTACTACAGGTACAACAGATGTATATAAAACCTATGGAGGCAATTTATATCAAATAAGCAATAGCCAAGTGTTTACTACATTAAATGATATTGATGGCGATGTATTTTTTACTATAATTAATAGCGCTAATCCATCTGAATATGCCATTATTGATTCCGGAGCAAATATTAATACAGGGGAAGCTTTAGTTAATGTTATGTATCAATATGGTGTGTCCTGTACCGTGACTAAGGAAAAAGAAGAAAACGGTGTTTATTATTTCACTATTGATACAGCAATAACACATGATAATGATTGTAAATGGAATGGTTCTGAATGTGAACCAATTTAA
- a CDS encoding T9SS type A sorting domain-containing protein, translated as MKLLNMSGQLLIETKETSQLDMTGFKSGIYILQVNAGKQTKFIKIVKQ; from the coding sequence CTGAAATTACTAAATATGTCTGGACAGCTATTAATAGAAACAAAAGAGACATCTCAATTAGATATGACAGGGTTTAAATCAGGAATTTATATACTGCAAGTTAATGCCGGAAAGCAAACTAAATTCATTAAAATTGTTAAGCAATAA
- a CDS encoding RNA-binding protein: protein MLFKDIAFVKTSLRIMYNHMKSRLNKVLTILLIISSGLTWGQSHELSGEWVIQFGGSNKSEATVSQTGEQLVFWIKVKDELLTYTGTIENDSIELSQPTDGNWESAEERECHKQIMAQPELYPNYKSTIKLKVKDNTMEGSYTFTKTISCEEDVVITISEPKTVKLTPVNYCYWISSKRILKAPNNKLELQDTIYKSEQYIKDLVVDEKGNRLYWAEGNHIYSVNQKGKSKLTMTTAKEAVFSPHSLAVDNKNSKLFWIEGDSIMSTPLRNNLRTSIRREPNSPIGLKIDESNEKLYWIAQSNSSIRRSNLDGSEAEDFVTNITATYLDIDEKKKVLYFTTYGEIKKVALNDPGSISDVRTGLNEPKDVFVDSESNRLFWIESGSLTKYIVRSPIRFKKRKDTILAKYSINDLTLGPKGPSSYDEVKIEGSLMLKESVAGKSLLQELIKNDTYYQVLLSEYASQESDFNLTDTRLLLLWGEKFPKRRHRGNNIVFTSSDPKIKYQEYDTWNYRLDDTQRDKYNNYPLWLTKNSGLKARTWDMAWKFVKDSLGQTGLDSIKEMDHMLVLATPTDGVTPGLKSFTMNDAEADWYLKSGNTNASMRFFRKLPNGNEETIQNIYAGDPFFIEVNLSKELPISILDLSFFIDNQPLQMGRINLKASKQRNKKVYRTSSITLQEFSQNGGQLQIGMQGGAQSVCKVGSIFKAAVSNNALFNNGIAPSSSAPLTNPTSSLWHKTLGETIALTNLSIPEDEWERSLRKPIETFTNMDISEPIRSVIDYLKGRRSSNRPHSYSNSCTVMLGDYSAMILLKRYFVQHMTSYSDSLQKKENDAIFRYGFWEMMRPQMSDENFPLGHIEVTDDEVPLRQAFSKNYILEKYSDPKDAERWIKAAKKDGFTKYLNSVERSLAVAKGIDDKEIKKLMELTGFGFKAMIDLVTSDLQKKKYDPESDLDCEVTPHIWEPDYTGRNWVKTMSSTAKHCRANDDLQAAGTDVLLASASLLVFPIGAVGAYGKVAAAVYGAALGSGEIIRDNIKFSDEDRELDFSAGSFALLGTERYAMAKLKVTPTWARMLSYFGGGLGVAGDAFDILKFVGKVDMASAYRKLPGILNDINSKGALDAYQAMSKNNKARFLLLLGEAEELKRLPTDQLSDAQKRLMMAAEQFSEELDVAAKAKKTITQNSDAAVSLSEGLPSNLKDKVPIIKDDALPGSSVRIEYELDTNGFLSKIKLRAGKSATVQHIAEHVPTLTKMKEFEATASRAANLYRKIRHWYRRIFKGDPPLGSKAWESMQEIQKLNAIIDNRLGKLASGIDAVDPQVLTKELQYLTKQLTEHQKTFEKFINNPALGRGFVAADGLEAANSKARVATRNMLDDLADTRIPSNKSVLCAQAKRIKKALAYLDTSNPQFLNDLLDIVVRRSDARTFNQLTKILEGIAQIDNLSPSHFKGIKSFLEATGDMEALGVIFQRATRGGDPDIVRTILGSMGKMAQNEKALGGMASYIKRMGYEVGTVSKLRDLIEKTDAMSFTDDLFEVVHTFRNNDGFHKVLQNLSRNADNGTYIDDLAEFMEGVDELDKFVDLNAFNDIAFKGALGHIFAAKELIKKYNPSQLIFEFRVPNAQFKDFRFIDILVASDDLEDVLKIVEIKEYSKLEGLFKFGIKKQFAKDIFIAHLNGLSLTSGVRWMISKSVLIEGRRAAQLLKLKKEFLKVFDNASLKKKFFCNMSKTEIDAFKAEIQDNFDEIFKFF, encoded by the coding sequence ATGTTATTCAAAGATATTGCATTTGTAAAAACAAGTTTAAGAATCATGTATAACCATATGAAAAGTAGGTTAAATAAGGTTTTAACCATTTTACTAATCATATCCTCTGGCTTAACATGGGGGCAATCTCATGAATTATCTGGCGAATGGGTTATACAGTTTGGAGGAAGTAATAAAAGTGAAGCTACAGTATCCCAAACAGGAGAACAACTCGTGTTTTGGATCAAGGTAAAAGATGAGTTATTGACATACACAGGAACGATAGAGAACGATTCTATAGAATTATCACAACCAACCGATGGAAATTGGGAAAGCGCAGAAGAGCGAGAATGTCATAAACAAATAATGGCACAACCTGAATTGTATCCAAATTACAAAAGCACTATAAAATTAAAGGTTAAAGACAATACAATGGAAGGTAGTTATACGTTTACCAAGACTATTTCCTGTGAAGAAGATGTTGTCATTACAATTTCAGAACCTAAAACTGTTAAACTCACTCCAGTGAATTATTGCTACTGGATTTCGAGTAAGCGTATCTTGAAAGCTCCTAATAATAAGTTAGAATTACAAGATACTATTTATAAAAGCGAGCAATACATAAAAGACTTGGTGGTAGATGAAAAGGGTAATCGTTTATACTGGGCAGAAGGCAATCATATTTATAGTGTTAATCAGAAGGGAAAGTCTAAATTAACTATGACTACGGCTAAAGAAGCAGTATTTAGCCCTCATAGTTTGGCAGTTGATAATAAGAATAGTAAACTGTTTTGGATTGAAGGTGATAGTATTATGTCTACACCACTAAGAAATAATCTCAGGACATCTATAAGAAGGGAACCCAATTCTCCAATAGGTTTGAAAATAGATGAATCAAACGAAAAACTATATTGGATTGCACAAAGTAACAGCAGTATAAGGCGATCTAATTTAGATGGATCGGAAGCAGAAGATTTTGTTACAAATATCACTGCTACGTATTTGGATATAGATGAAAAGAAGAAAGTGCTTTATTTCACAACCTATGGAGAAATTAAGAAAGTCGCTTTAAATGATCCAGGCAGTATTAGCGATGTACGAACAGGTTTAAATGAGCCAAAAGATGTATTCGTTGATTCTGAGTCTAACAGACTCTTTTGGATAGAGTCTGGTAGCCTGACAAAGTATATTGTTAGGTCCCCTATAAGATTCAAAAAAAGAAAAGACACCATACTGGCAAAATACAGCATAAATGATTTAACCTTAGGACCAAAGGGTCCATCTTCTTACGATGAAGTAAAAATTGAAGGGAGTTTAATGCTCAAAGAGTCCGTTGCTGGTAAATCATTACTACAAGAACTGATTAAAAACGATACCTACTATCAAGTGCTTTTATCCGAATATGCTAGTCAGGAATCCGATTTTAATTTAACCGATACCCGATTATTGCTATTGTGGGGAGAAAAGTTTCCTAAACGCCGTCATCGAGGTAACAATATTGTTTTTACATCTTCAGATCCTAAAATAAAATATCAGGAATACGATACCTGGAATTATAGATTAGATGACACCCAAAGAGATAAGTATAATAATTATCCTTTGTGGTTAACAAAAAATAGTGGATTAAAAGCACGAACCTGGGACATGGCATGGAAATTTGTTAAAGATTCCTTAGGACAAACTGGTTTGGATTCCATAAAAGAGATGGATCATATGCTTGTACTAGCTACACCCACAGACGGCGTAACACCAGGGCTAAAAAGCTTTACGATGAACGATGCTGAAGCCGACTGGTATTTAAAATCTGGAAACACTAATGCATCTATGCGTTTTTTTAGAAAGTTACCTAACGGTAATGAGGAAACCATTCAAAATATCTATGCGGGCGATCCTTTTTTTATTGAAGTAAATCTTTCTAAAGAATTACCTATCAGTATTTTAGACTTATCTTTTTTTATTGATAATCAGCCATTGCAAATGGGTAGAATAAACCTTAAAGCATCTAAGCAGCGAAATAAGAAAGTCTACAGAACAAGTTCAATAACATTACAAGAATTTTCACAAAATGGCGGTCAATTACAAATAGGTATGCAAGGTGGCGCCCAAAGTGTATGCAAAGTAGGTAGTATTTTTAAAGCTGCAGTTTCTAACAATGCTTTGTTTAATAACGGCATTGCACCATCCAGTTCAGCACCTTTAACAAATCCAACGTCATCATTATGGCATAAAACCTTAGGAGAAACCATAGCACTAACTAACCTTTCTATTCCCGAAGATGAGTGGGAACGCTCCTTAAGAAAGCCTATTGAAACTTTTACGAATATGGATATTTCTGAGCCCATAAGATCGGTTATAGACTACTTAAAAGGGCGAAGGAGTTCAAATAGACCACATAGTTATTCCAACAGTTGTACTGTAATGTTGGGGGATTACAGTGCCATGATATTACTTAAACGGTATTTTGTTCAACACATGACAAGTTATTCCGATTCATTACAGAAAAAAGAAAACGACGCTATTTTTCGATATGGTTTTTGGGAGATGATGAGACCACAAATGTCTGATGAGAATTTTCCTTTAGGGCATATTGAAGTAACCGATGATGAAGTTCCTCTAAGACAGGCGTTTTCAAAAAACTATATTTTAGAGAAATATAGCGATCCAAAAGATGCCGAACGCTGGATAAAAGCTGCAAAAAAAGACGGGTTTACCAAATATTTAAACTCAGTTGAACGCTCCTTAGCTGTTGCTAAAGGCATAGATGATAAAGAAATTAAAAAGCTTATGGAGTTAACGGGCTTTGGTTTTAAAGCCATGATAGACTTGGTAACGTCCGATTTGCAGAAGAAAAAGTACGATCCAGAAAGTGATTTGGATTGTGAAGTGACTCCACATATATGGGAACCAGATTACACAGGACGTAATTGGGTGAAAACCATGAGTAGTACTGCCAAGCACTGTAGAGCGAATGATGACCTTCAGGCAGCAGGGACCGATGTTTTGTTGGCATCTGCTAGTCTATTGGTATTTCCTATTGGAGCTGTTGGAGCCTATGGAAAGGTTGCAGCTGCGGTATATGGTGCAGCCCTTGGAAGTGGGGAAATTATACGGGATAATATTAAGTTTAGTGATGAAGATAGAGAATTAGACTTTTCAGCAGGTTCATTTGCTCTTTTAGGAACCGAACGTTATGCTATGGCTAAACTTAAAGTAACCCCAACATGGGCTAGAATGCTGTCTTATTTTGGTGGTGGATTGGGGGTCGCTGGGGATGCTTTCGATATTTTAAAGTTTGTGGGCAAAGTAGATATGGCCAGTGCTTATCGTAAATTGCCAGGCATTCTAAATGATATTAACAGTAAAGGCGCTTTGGATGCTTATCAGGCGATGTCAAAAAATAACAAAGCCCGGTTTCTATTGCTTTTAGGAGAAGCTGAAGAATTAAAACGCCTTCCTACCGATCAGTTAAGTGATGCCCAAAAGCGTTTAATGATGGCTGCTGAGCAATTTTCGGAAGAATTAGATGTTGCCGCAAAAGCTAAAAAAACCATCACGCAAAATAGCGATGCTGCTGTAAGTTTAAGTGAAGGTTTACCCTCAAATTTAAAGGATAAAGTACCAATTATTAAAGATGATGCCTTACCTGGCAGTTCAGTACGTATAGAGTATGAATTGGATACCAATGGGTTTCTGTCAAAAATAAAGCTTAGAGCAGGAAAGAGTGCTACTGTACAACATATAGCTGAGCATGTTCCTACATTAACTAAAATGAAAGAATTTGAGGCAACAGCGAGCCGGGCAGCAAATTTATATCGAAAAATTAGGCATTGGTATCGTCGGATTTTCAAAGGGGATCCTCCGTTAGGCTCAAAAGCCTGGGAGTCTATGCAGGAAATTCAAAAATTGAATGCGATTATCGATAATAGGTTAGGCAAATTAGCTTCTGGAATAGATGCTGTAGACCCTCAGGTACTCACCAAAGAACTTCAGTATTTAACCAAGCAATTAACAGAACATCAAAAAACATTCGAGAAATTTATAAATAACCCAGCACTAGGACGTGGTTTTGTGGCCGCAGATGGCTTAGAAGCAGCCAACTCTAAGGCAAGAGTTGCTACACGTAACATGTTGGATGATCTGGCTGATACCCGTATTCCTTCTAATAAAAGTGTACTTTGTGCCCAAGCCAAACGTATAAAAAAGGCTTTAGCGTATTTAGATACTAGCAATCCTCAGTTTTTAAATGATCTTCTTGACATCGTGGTGCGTCGAAGTGATGCACGTACCTTTAATCAACTCACAAAAATACTTGAAGGTATCGCGCAAATTGATAACCTATCACCAAGTCATTTTAAAGGGATCAAAAGCTTTTTAGAAGCTACAGGGGATATGGAAGCTTTGGGGGTTATTTTTCAGCGTGCCACTAGGGGAGGTGATCCCGATATAGTTAGGACTATTTTAGGAAGTATGGGAAAAATGGCTCAAAACGAAAAAGCTCTAGGGGGCATGGCTTCCTATATTAAAAGAATGGGTTATGAGGTTGGTACGGTAAGTAAATTAAGAGACCTTATTGAAAAGACAGATGCTATGAGCTTTACGGACGATCTGTTTGAAGTAGTGCATACATTTCGAAATAATGATGGATTTCATAAAGTACTGCAGAACCTATCCAGAAATGCCGATAATGGAACATATATAGATGACCTCGCTGAGTTTATGGAAGGTGTTGATGAACTTGACAAATTTGTAGACTTAAACGCGTTTAATGATATTGCATTTAAAGGGGCATTAGGGCATATTTTTGCAGCTAAAGAACTGATTAAGAAATATAACCCCAGTCAGCTAATATTCGAATTTAGAGTTCCAAATGCTCAATTTAAAGATTTTAGATTCATTGATATTCTGGTGGCTAGTGATGATTTAGAAGATGTTTTAAAAATTGTTGAGATCAAGGAATATTCTAAATTGGAAGGTCTTTTTAAGTTTGGGATTAAAAAACAATTTGCTAAAGATATTTTTATAGCACATTTAAATGGTTTGTCTCTAACTTCAGGTGTACGATGGATGATAAGTAAATCTGTGTTAATAGAAGGAAGGCGAGCAGCACAACTATTAAAACTGAAAAAAGAGTTTTTAAAAGTGTTTGATAATGCATCATTAAAGAAGAAGTTTTTCTGCAATATGAGCAAAACCGAGATAGATGCTTTTAAGGCAGAAATACAAGACAATTTTGATGAAATATTTAAGTTTTTCTAA
- a CDS encoding Nif11-like leader peptide family natural product precursor, producing the protein MDDCSRKTAEDFVNYLIVQDNSKEILSLKNHDQVLELAKAKGYEINLAELQREMKRLVTFSLSRKGVPQWVVDRMSVDVHD; encoded by the coding sequence ATGGATGATTGCTCAAGAAAAACAGCAGAAGATTTTGTAAACTACCTGATAGTTCAGGACAACTCAAAGGAAATCCTTTCCTTAAAAAATCATGATCAAGTACTAGAGCTTGCTAAAGCTAAAGGCTACGAAATTAATCTGGCAGAACTTCAACGAGAAATGAAAAGGTTAGTTACTTTTTCTCTTTCAAGAAAGGGGGTTCCACAATGGGTAGTAGACCGTATGTCTGTTGATGTACATGATTAA
- a CDS encoding DUF6445 family protein has protein sequence MFKIIDDFYDNPDEIRDFALKCTYKKPISAKWNGLRSVEKHTSTKSTLFKIAELLNLENKPNWKQIEISDNFWQRASVGMFNTLYSGEQDTIHFHYFTGRWSGVCYLAPEQFCKGKTALTFFRHKEKDITTVNALGEKDVLSIKKDLENESLWEVIDTVEMKYNRMIVFDGQYFHKASDGFGTSPSNCRLTQLFGFN, from the coding sequence ATGTTTAAAATAATTGATGATTTTTATGATAACCCTGATGAAATTAGAGACTTTGCTTTAAAGTGTACCTATAAAAAACCTATTTCTGCCAAGTGGAATGGGCTTCGATCTGTAGAAAAACATACCTCTACTAAAAGTACGCTTTTTAAAATAGCCGAGCTTTTAAATTTGGAAAATAAACCTAATTGGAAACAGATAGAAATTTCAGATAATTTTTGGCAACGCGCTTCAGTTGGAATGTTTAATACGTTATACTCTGGTGAACAAGATACCATTCATTTTCATTATTTCACTGGGCGATGGTCCGGCGTATGTTATCTGGCTCCAGAACAGTTTTGCAAGGGAAAAACGGCTTTAACATTCTTTCGTCACAAAGAAAAAGATATAACAACTGTAAATGCTTTAGGTGAAAAGGACGTATTAAGTATCAAAAAAGATCTTGAGAATGAAAGTTTATGGGAAGTTATTGATACAGTAGAAATGAAATACAACAGAATGATTGTTTTTGATGGTCAATATTTTCACAAAGCTTCAGACGGGTTTGGCACCAGTCCCAGCAATTGTCGTTTAACCCAACTTTTTGGCTTTAATTGA